TGCAGGGTGTGGCGACCTCGGCGACCGACGACACCTCCCGTCAGTCGGTGCTGACCGGTGCGCAGGCGCTGACCAGCCGTTTCAACGCCCTGGCCAAACAGCTGAACGATCAGAACACCACGATCAACGGCAACCTGTCGGACATGACGTCCCAGGTGAACAAGCTGGCCACCTCGATTGCCAATCTGAACCAGAAGATCGGCGAGGTTTCCACCAGCGGCGGCCAGCCGAACGATCTGCTCGACAGTCGTAACGAAGCCGTGCGCCAGCTCTCTGAATTGACCGGGGCACAAGTCGTCGAGCGTGGCACCAGCTTCGACGTCTATCTCGGAACCGGCCAGCCGCTGGTTGTCGGCAACACCACCAACACCCTGAGCACCGTGCCGAGCAAGGATGACCCGACTCGTATGGGCATCCAGATGGACCGGGGTTCAAGCACCATCGACATCACCTCGGTGATGAGCGGTGGCGAAATCGGTGGTCTGCTGACGTATCGCAATGAAGTGCTCAACCCATCGCTCAACGAGTTGGGTCGTGTCGCGCTGGTCATCGCCGACCAGATGAATCGCCAGCAAGCCCAGGGCATCGACAAGAACGGTGACTTCGGCGCGGCCATTTTCAACGACATCAACAGTGCTGCACTGATCAGCCAGCGCAGCATTGCTTCTGCAAGCAACAGTGCAGGTTCGGGCAACCTGAATGTCACCATCAAGGACACTGGCAAGCTGACCACCAGCGATTACCAGGTGACCTTCACCAGCGCCACCAACTATTCGGTCAAGCGCTCCGACGGCACCGACTTGGGTTCGTTCAGCACCACGACCACGCCACCGCCAGTGATCGACGGCTTTACCCTGGCCCTCAACGGCGGCGCGATGAACGCCGGTGACACCTTCAAGGTGACCCCGACCCGTGACGCGGCCACGAACATTCAGACCGTGCTCACCGATCCGAAGAAAATCGCGGCGGCAGCACCGTTGACCGGCGTGGCCAGTGCCAATAACTCCGGCACCTACACCCAACCGACGCTGGTCGACACTCTCGACATCACCAACCCGGCCTCCCAGGCCGAGTTGCAGAACGCGCTCAAGTATTCGACGCCGGTCAAGCTGGTCATGGGTGCTGTCACCAGTGGCAGCCAGTCGTACAACATGGTCGACGCCAAGGGCTTCACCATCGGCACCGGCACCATCGTGCCGGGGCAGGCCAACACCCTGAACCTCAAGATCGGCATGGTCGATTCCACCGGTGCTCCGGTGATGGATACCTCGGTCACGCCGAACGTGCAGAAAACCTTCACCGTGCAGACCACCGTGGGCGCAACGCCGAAACCAGGCGAAACCTTCACGATCAACCTGACCGGCGCGGCCTCTGCGGACAACCGCAACGCGCAGGCGCTGGTTGGCTTGCAGACCAAACAGACCGTGGATACCGGCACGGCGAGCAAGGGCATCAGCTTGACTGACGCCTATAACAAGCTGGTGACCAATGTCGGTACCAAGGCTGCTCAGAGCAAGTCCGACAGCGCAGCTACTACGGTGATTCTGGATCAGGCGCAAGGCGCGCGCGATTCGCTGTCCCAGGTCAACCTGGACGAAGAAACCGGTAACCTGGTCAAGTATCAGCAGTACTACACCGCCTCTTCGCAAATCATCAAGGCTGCGCAGGAAACCTTCGCAACGCTGATCAACAGTCTTTAAGGAGCCGTAATTCATGCGCATTTCCACCGCCCAGTATTACGCGACACAAGCTGCTCAATATCAGCGCAACTACAGCAAGGCTGTTGCCACCGCGAATGAGGCGAGCAGCCTGCAGCGCATCAACACCGCCGCCGACGATCCGATCGGTGCTGGTCGTCTGCTCAAGTTGGGTCAGCAGGCCTCGATGCTCGAGCAGTATCAGGGCAACATCGATACCACCAAGAGTGCGCTGACCGTGCAGGAGTCCACACTGAGCTCCATCACCACGGCCTTGCAGCGTGCCAAGGAAATCGGTCTGGCTGCCAACAACGGTATCGCCACTGACGCAGACCGCAAGGCCTACGCCGACGAGTTGAGCCAGATCCAGCAGCAGGTGCTGGGCCTGATGAACTCCAAGGACGCCAACGGCAACTACCTGTTTTCCGGTTCCAAGACCGATACCGCGCCTTACTCGCAAAATACCGACGGTACTTACACCTACAATGGTGACCAGACCCAGATCAATCTGGGCATTGGCGACGGCCTTTCGGTGGCCACCAACACCACCGGTTGGGATGCATTCCAGCAGACCATCAACACCAGCCGCACCCAGACCACCATGACCGCTCCGGCTGTCGATGACGGACGTGTGGTGCTGTCCAGCGGTACGGTCGGCAACAGTGCCACCTATGACGCCAAGTTCGCGAGCGGTCAGCCGTACACGGTCAGCTTCGTTAGCAGCACCCAGATGAAAATCACCGATGCCCTGGGCAACGACGTGACGACTGAAGCCAGCCAGAACGGTGTGATCAGCAATAGCAACGGTGCCAACCAGGCCGTCAGCTTCCGTGGCGTTGATCTGAAGGTGAACCTCAACCTCAAGTCCGGCGACAACGCGGATGCGGTGATTGCCGGTCACAGCTTCCAGCTGTCGGTTACACCTGACTCGTTCACTACGGCGCGCAGCCCGGGCAACCCGTCGACCGCGGTCATCACCGGTTCGAACGTGACCAACCAGGCCGCCTACAACGGCGCCTTCCCGTCCGGCGGCGGCGCGGTCCTGAAGTTCACCAGCGCTACTGCGTTCGACCTCTACGCAGCGCCTGTAAACGCCGACAGCAAGCCGGTGTCGTCGGGCACGGTGGTTGGCGGTAACGCCACGGCGGCCGGTGTAACCTTCGCTCTCGGCGGCACGCCTGCGGCCGGTGACCAGTTCTCGATCCAGTCCAGCAATCATCAGACCCAGAACGTACTCGACACCCTGGGCCAGATGGTCACGGCGCTGAACGGGAAGATCGATGGTGATCCGGTGGCCAAGCAAAAATTCCAGGGTGCCATGGAGTCGGCACTGGGCAACATCGACAGCGCCTCCAACCAGATTGGCGCGGCGGTGACTTCGATCGGTGCTCGCGGACAGTCGCTGGATGACCAGACCACCACGAACCAGAGCCTGGTCCAGGCCAACACCATGACCCAGGGTTCAATCCGTGATTCGGATCCGGCGGAAGTGATGACGCGCCTGACCTTGCAGCAGACCATGCTGCAGGCTTCGCAACTGGCGTTCAGCAAGATCAGCCAGTTGGGCCTGTTCAACAAGATCTGATGTGGGCCGGGCGCGCAAGCGCCTGGTTGTCTTGATCGTTTTGTATCTATTGTCTTCTTTTGCGGTTTCGAAGGGCTCGCAGTTCCGGGCGGGTTCCCGCCGCTTGCGAGTCCGCCGTGAATTCACTTCCCCTTGTCAGCCTTGTCATTCCCGCCTTCAATCCACGCTTTTTCGAGCGGGCATTGCGCAGCGCCGTCAGTCAGGGTTATGGCAATCTCGAAATCATCGTGTGCGATGACAGCCGTGGTCATGAAATCGAGGCCATCGTCGGGCAGATGATCGAGCAGAGTGGGGGCGCCGTACGTTACGTGCGTAATCCGCATACCTTGGGCATGGTCGGCAATCTGCAAGCCTGCCTGGATCAGGCACAGGGCGAATTCATCAAGTTTTTGTGTGATGACGATCAGTTGTTCACCAGCTGTATCGAGCACCAGGCCGATGTGCTGGCCCAGCGTGACGAGGTCAACCTGGTGCTGGCCCAGCGTCTGTTCTGGGACGCCGATGACATGGTGTTGCCTTCGCGGCTGGAAAATACGCCACTGTCGCCAACCAGTGGTCTGTTCAAGGGTGTTGACCTGCTGGCGCTCTTCGAAACATTTCCGTCAAACATCCTCGGTGGTTTCAGCAGCGCCTTGTTCCGTCGCGCCGATATGGTCGAATTGCTGCCGGCCTTGACCCAGCCGGGCCACTGCTTTGTGGCGAGCCTCGACTTTGCACTGTTCGTGTGTTTGCTGCGTCGCGGCAATGCGGTTGTCTCCAACCATGTCTTGAGTGTCGAGCGCCTGTATCCGGATCGTCTGAGCGGCCAGCAAGCCATGAAGGATGCTCTGGGCGTCGAGCAGCAATGGCTGCTGCAAATGCTCAAGTCGCGCAGTGGCGAGTCGGCACCTGCAAAGGGGTGGGTGCGTCATGTGCCGATGCACAAGGCGGACGAATCACCGCGGGTCTGGGAAGAGCTGCCGCTGAGCCGAACGCTCGGCACCAAACAGAGTGCACAGATATGGCAGGTCGGCAGTAAAAGCCAGAGTTTTTCCGAGCTCTATTCGCAATGGCTGGAGTGCCGTGCGCTCAGCGACGTCCAGCGCAGATTGCTGCCGGACACGTTGACCGGCTGGCCGTCCACTCCGCGAATCGTGCCAGTCGTGATCGATGAGCAGGGCAGTCCTGCGCTTCTGGAGCGCACGCTGGAAAGTCTCGCTGCGCAGGACTACCCGCCCGAGCTGACACTGGTGCTTTCCAGTGATTGCTCGGAACCGGCACTGGCTGGGCGAGTGTTCCATTTGCCGTTGCAGGACGATTACCTGCAACAGATCAATCAGCTATTGCCGCAGCTGGAAGGCGCCGACTGGTTCTATCTGCTGCGCGCCGGTGATCGTCTGGTGGTCCCTGCATTGCTGATGATGGCCGAGCGCATCGCCTTCAACAGTGCCTTGCGCATTCTGTACAGCGATGAGGGCGGTTTGCGAGCAGGTGAGTCGGTGGGTCCGGCATTCAAGCCTGACTTCAACCTGGACCTGATGCGCACCTTTCCCTATGTCGGCCGCGCTCTGGCGTTCCAGCGCGAGACCTTTCTGGCACTCGGCGGTTTCGATTCGACGTTCAACGAGCTGGCGCCGCACGACATGCTGTGGCGGATGGTTGAAGATCAGGGCACTCAGGTGGTCGGGCATCTGGCCGAGATTGCCATCGAGTCGGGATTCGACCTGACCCAGTGGTTGTCTCTGCCTGCCGTGACGCAAAACAACTCTCGATTGCTGTCGACGCACCTTGATCGCCTGGGGATTTCCCACGACATCCGTCGCGGTAGCGTCGAACTGCTCAATCGAGTCGATTATCGGCATGCGAATCGGCCGTTGGTCTCGATCATCATTTCGACTCGCGACCACGTTGCGGCGTTGCAACGCTGTGTCGAGAGCCTGCTGGAAAAAACCGCGTACGGCGATTACGAGCTGTTGCTGGTCGACAATGGCAGCCAGACCACCGAGGCCCGTGTCTGGCTGGACGGTATGGCGCAACTGGGCAGCGAGCGGGTGCGGGTGCTGACGTACGCGCAGCAGGGTAACCTCGCCGCATTACGCAACTTTGCCGTCGGCCAGGCAAGGGGCGAATATGTGGTGCTACTCAACCCTTACACGATCATTACGCAGGGTGACTGGCTCGACGAGTTGCTCAATCACGCCCAGCGCCCGGAAGTCGGCATCGTCGGCGCCAAGCTCTTCAACCCCGATGGCTATGTTTTGCATGCGGGTCTGGTGCTCGGTTTGCAGGGGGCAGCCGGCCTGCCGTTTTATGGTCAGGCCATGCAGTCCCCCGGGTACATGTTCCGCTTGCAGGCTGTTCAGGATCTGAGTGCCGTGGGTGCCGACTGCCTGGTGGTGCGCAAATCGGTATTCGATGCGGTTGCTGGCATGGATGAGCAGAGCCTGCCGCGTACGCTGCATGAAGTGGACCTGGCGCTGCGCGTAGCCCGGCAGGGTTATCTTGTGGTG
The sequence above is a segment of the Pseudomonas sp. HS6 genome. Coding sequences within it:
- a CDS encoding glycosyltransferase, coding for MNSLPLVSLVIPAFNPRFFERALRSAVSQGYGNLEIIVCDDSRGHEIEAIVGQMIEQSGGAVRYVRNPHTLGMVGNLQACLDQAQGEFIKFLCDDDQLFTSCIEHQADVLAQRDEVNLVLAQRLFWDADDMVLPSRLENTPLSPTSGLFKGVDLLALFETFPSNILGGFSSALFRRADMVELLPALTQPGHCFVASLDFALFVCLLRRGNAVVSNHVLSVERLYPDRLSGQQAMKDALGVEQQWLLQMLKSRSGESAPAKGWVRHVPMHKADESPRVWEELPLSRTLGTKQSAQIWQVGSKSQSFSELYSQWLECRALSDVQRRLLPDTLTGWPSTPRIVPVVIDEQGSPALLERTLESLAAQDYPPELTLVLSSDCSEPALAGRVFHLPLQDDYLQQINQLLPQLEGADWFYLLRAGDRLVVPALLMMAERIAFNSALRILYSDEGGLRAGESVGPAFKPDFNLDLMRTFPYVGRALAFQRETFLALGGFDSTFNELAPHDMLWRMVEDQGTQVVGHLAEIAIESGFDLTQWLSLPAVTQNNSRLLSTHLDRLGISHDIRRGSVELLNRVDYRHANRPLVSIIISTRDHVAALQRCVESLLEKTAYGDYELLLVDNGSQTTEARVWLDGMAQLGSERVRVLTYAQQGNLAALRNFAVGQARGEYVVLLNPYTIITQGDWLDELLNHAQRPEVGIVGAKLFNPDGYVLHAGLVLGLQGAAGLPFYGQAMQSPGYMFRLQAVQDLSAVGADCLVVRKSVFDAVAGMDEQSLPRTLHEVDLALRVARQGYLVVWTPYAVLALGAQPVEAVNDEEGVSHDQQEETFFKRWLPDIARDPAYNPNLSFHKHTGSSFTLEPGLRTGWSPFRNSTLPKILGLPINASAIGHYRVTQPLIELEAAGRVQGHIRYSVNLPPIVEIERLAPDVIILQGRYTEAPVNEMPVLRNYFNARRIYELDDYVIDVPHRNAHIRNMPDKYEMERVVRRAIGMCDRVVVSTQPLANALSDMHHDIRVVPNMLAKEFWSNLRSQRRTSKKPRVGWGGGTSHHGDLAVIADVVRELANEVDWVFFGMCPDDLRPYMHEFHGVIPLDAYPAKLASLNLDLALAPLEFHIFNDCKSNLRLLEYGACGYPVICTDTEAYRGYLPCTRIKTNTTDEWLQAIRMHLADPDASYRMGDELREVVLRDYVLRGDNLRYWEYGWLAD
- a CDS encoding flagellar hook-associated protein 3, giving the protein MRISTAQYYATQAAQYQRNYSKAVATANEASSLQRINTAADDPIGAGRLLKLGQQASMLEQYQGNIDTTKSALTVQESTLSSITTALQRAKEIGLAANNGIATDADRKAYADELSQIQQQVLGLMNSKDANGNYLFSGSKTDTAPYSQNTDGTYTYNGDQTQINLGIGDGLSVATNTTGWDAFQQTINTSRTQTTMTAPAVDDGRVVLSSGTVGNSATYDAKFASGQPYTVSFVSSTQMKITDALGNDVTTEASQNGVISNSNGANQAVSFRGVDLKVNLNLKSGDNADAVIAGHSFQLSVTPDSFTTARSPGNPSTAVITGSNVTNQAAYNGAFPSGGGAVLKFTSATAFDLYAAPVNADSKPVSSGTVVGGNATAAGVTFALGGTPAAGDQFSIQSSNHQTQNVLDTLGQMVTALNGKIDGDPVAKQKFQGAMESALGNIDSASNQIGAAVTSIGARGQSLDDQTTTNQSLVQANTMTQGSIRDSDPAEVMTRLTLQQTMLQASQLAFSKISQLGLFNKI
- the flgK gene encoding flagellar hook-associated protein FlgK; its protein translation is MSLLNIGMSGLAASSSSLAVTGNNIANVDTAGYSRQQTVQGTKSSQQFGNVFIGTGTTLADVRRVYNSYLETQLHTATSLNSEAAAYGAQATALDASLSDTNTGLTGVLQKFFTSMQGVATSATDDTSRQSVLTGAQALTSRFNALAKQLNDQNTTINGNLSDMTSQVNKLATSIANLNQKIGEVSTSGGQPNDLLDSRNEAVRQLSELTGAQVVERGTSFDVYLGTGQPLVVGNTTNTLSTVPSKDDPTRMGIQMDRGSSTIDITSVMSGGEIGGLLTYRNEVLNPSLNELGRVALVIADQMNRQQAQGIDKNGDFGAAIFNDINSAALISQRSIASASNSAGSGNLNVTIKDTGKLTTSDYQVTFTSATNYSVKRSDGTDLGSFSTTTTPPPVIDGFTLALNGGAMNAGDTFKVTPTRDAATNIQTVLTDPKKIAAAAPLTGVASANNSGTYTQPTLVDTLDITNPASQAELQNALKYSTPVKLVMGAVTSGSQSYNMVDAKGFTIGTGTIVPGQANTLNLKIGMVDSTGAPVMDTSVTPNVQKTFTVQTTVGATPKPGETFTINLTGAASADNRNAQALVGLQTKQTVDTGTASKGISLTDAYNKLVTNVGTKAAQSKSDSAATTVILDQAQGARDSLSQVNLDEETGNLVKYQQYYTASSQIIKAAQETFATLINSL